The Lathyrus oleraceus cultivar Zhongwan6 chromosome 5, CAAS_Psat_ZW6_1.0, whole genome shotgun sequence genome includes the window TAAACACCCACTCATGCGACACATCCAAACTCAAAATCAAGAATCAAAAGCTAACTATCAACAACCATACGCAGCGATCACAACAGTCTATACCCCAAATGAGTTATACAATTCAGCGTCATGCCATCGTATCCTCCCACGAATGAACATTCAAACATCTCATTGCCGTAACACCCAACCATTATTTGACTATAGTACACCCCGAGAACCATTGTTTCGTTTCCAAACCCATTCAATATCCCAATTCAGACAACCATACTGTCCACAATTCACCCAACCACAACGACCCAACTACCACAACATGGACACCAAACTCAATTAGGGAAACGTCGTTGGCGACAATCCCCCAACTtttgggaacaaatgatgacacatctatcaaataccgctggacCTTCCACCACACCTTCACATCAGCCACCATTGGATCATGTCAACACTCAATGACCCCAAACACCTAGGAAAATCGTGAGAGACCTCGAAGACAGACTAATGCACCTGGGTGTGGAACATTGAGCGTTTCAATTAGACGGGTCATTGAATTTTTTGTCTATTCTATGTgattttttattataatataatataaaatttattttcagtatttcatttaattaattaaaattatatcatttaaaattaaaatatatgAAAGGAGCATGCGCCACATGCATTATCGCATACATTATGTAGTGTATGCATGCGTCAATGCATGTGGCATCAAGGCATGCATGTGGCACTTACATGCATTGACTTTGCATGCATGCGCCCAGAGCCTTAGCGCCTCCTATGTATGTTAGTTTGATGCGTCAGTTCAACCGGAACATCAGTAGAAAAAAGTagttattttaattattttttttaaattttgattattttgagattttattttaaaaaattggttattttaaaaaaaattaataattgAATTCTATGAATAGTTATTGATAAAGTCAAAATAAATTTTTTTGAAGAATATTTAAATGAAACTATTGATATTATCAATGAGTGAGGAAGTATCTTTTTAATAAGAAAGTTACAAGTATATATACTATTATCTCATTATGACTAATATGTAATAACCTATACTTTTAATAATTAAAGAAATGTGAAAATAAAGTTTAATTGAATTTTTGTGAATAGTCATTATCAATTAAGTCAAAAAGAAGATTTATTAAAGAATACTTAAATAAGGAAGAATgttaacaaaaatttaaatattaaagAAAAAGATAAAGATTGTTGAATAAAAAAAATCGTGACAATAAGTTATAGTTTTTTTTAGAAATATATTTTTTTACAGCAGTTTTTTTCGAAATATATAGTACTGTAGTTTTATTagattttattagatttaattcatatttaaattgtattactttcttagcccctaagtttgttagagggtattttagtattttatcctattatagtaaccctagttttagcttataaatagggtgtcaatcattgtaagtttttaatcctttttgtagccgtcattctcttaaaAGAATATTCttcttttattctacctttgcacaAACATAATCATATTTTGAAATATTAACAAAATATATATTTTTCGTATCTTTAACTTTATTAGAAAACTTAAAACATAATATATTTTGAATATTTGATTTGATGTGATTGACCCAAACATAGAAACCCCTATCAATTGCAAAGATTTTCTCTTGATTTTAAGTCAGACTAAGATGATAAAAATTGGAATGTTTTAATATAAATATATGAAACAGCAAGAACAATGTACAGTTTAATTTTCTACTATTTTTTCTTACTTTCGAAAGATACTTGTTTTGAATATTGTCCATGAAGATAGATTGGAGGAACTTAGAAGCACTTCCTTTAAGTATAATTTTTGATAAGTTAGTAGAACGTATAGATCACATCTATTTCAGTGCCGTATGCAAGAATTGGTATTCCATTGCAAAGTTTAATTATCAAAATCGACAAATACATAATAATGTATTGCCCATGCTTATGGTTCCCACAAAAGGATGCAGAAAGAAGCGAAGTTTATATGGgatttcattaaaaaaaattataacttCATACTACCAGTACCTTGTAAAAAAAGGTTTTGTGGTTCAAGTCATGGTTGGCTGGCCAAGGTGGATTATAGTTCTAAAGTTACCCTTATAACGCTCATCAATCCTTTTAAAGATGCGGTTTCCATCACTTTACCACCCATCTGTTTCATGGATAGGTATAGAAGAAGTGTTCATTCTGAATATGATGTGCATAAGGTTGTTTTATCTACTAATCCTATATTTAAGCCACACGATTATGTAGTTGTGGCCATTTATAGTATGCGTCAATGTCTTGCATTCCTAAAAGCTGGACAAAAAACATGGATTTATATAGATGATATTCATCGTCTCTTCAACGATGTTATATTCTACAAAGGTTTAGTCTATGCCGTGGGACTATTGAATAACATTGTCTCGTTTGATTTATCTTATTTAAAGGATGAAAAGGTGATTCCTAAAGTTGTTTCTTTGGAGGGGGATGATTATGCTGATCGGGTTTATCTTGTAAAATCATTGGAGGGAGACTTATGGCTCGTTAGAAAATTTATTGATTTTCCCGAAGGTGAAGATAATATTGATCCTAGTAGAGGTACAAAAAGATTCGAAGTATATAATTTAGAATTGGATTTTCAAACGGGTGAACTTATACAAATGTTACAAATTGATAGTTTGGGAGATAATGTTTTATTTGTTGGTGATAGTGATTCTGTTGCTGTATCAGCTTCATATTTCTCTAATTATCTTCAAAAAGATTCAATTTATTATACAGATGATTTTTACGGAGATACACTGCCATATCCTAATGGAGCGTTTGATATGAAAATCTACAATGTAAAAGAGAAAAAGTTTAGACAACACTGCCCTTATTACCATTGGTTTAAAGGAATGCCACCTGCAGTATGGGTTATTCCACCATTTCAATGGGATTGACAATTTCAACTTAAAATATATTGTTTTGTTtcattttagttttttttttcatttcaaaatttGTTTGTTTAGTTAAGTAAATAGAAAGTAATTTATTTAATTCCTCTACATTGCAATTAATATATATCTCTATTCCAATTTTGCAATTTTAGTTTTCGGAATCGTATCAAATAGGAGCAATGAGTTATGCATGTTACAACTTTGAATCTGTTAGACTGTCATTCTAATTTCAGAAAATTTAGGTATGGTTTAAATAAGATTATACTTATAAATCTCAATCTTAAAATTTGAATCGTGAATATTAATTTTGATGTTGATTATCACATACACAATTTGAATCCGCTGCAATCTCTGCAACAATAGATGCCACCGCATAATTAGAATCACCATTAAAATCAAAGGATACTAATTGCTATGAATAAGGATTTAAAATGTAAGGTAATTCAAATCATATTACTATAAAAAAATgataattaaattttaaaaattaaaatatttgtTAATTAAATAACTGAAGTAAATAAGTAATAATTGAATTATGTGAGTAGTTATTAATAAggtcaaaataaatattttgaagAATATTTAAATGAAACTATCGATAATTATAAAAGAAAAGTAAACACCCAGTCATGCGACACATCCAAACTCAAAATCAAGAATCAAAAGCTAACTATCAACAACCATACGCAGCGATCACAACAGTCTATACCCCAAATGAGTTATACAATTCAGCGTCATGCCATCGTATCCTCCCACGAATGAACATTCAAACATCTCATTGCCGTAACACCCAACCATTATTTGACTATAGTACACCCCGAGAACCATTGTTTCGTTTCCAAACCCATTCAATATCCCAATTCAGACAACCATACTGTCCACAATTCACCCAACCACAACGACCCAACTACCACAACATGGACACCAAACTCAATTAGGGAAACGTCGTTGGCGACAATCCCCCAACTtttgggaacaaatgatgacacatctatcaaataccgctggacCTTCCACCACACCTTCACATCAGCCACCATTGGATCATGTCAACACTCAATGACCCCAAACACCTAGGAAAATCGTGAGAGACCTCGAAGACAGACTAATGCACCTGGGTGTGGAACATTGAGCGTTTCAATTAGACGAGTCATTGAATTTTTTGTCTATTCTATgtaattttttattataatataatataaaatttattttcagtatttcatttaattaattaaaattataacatttaaaattaaaatatatgAAAGGAGCATGCGCCACATGCATTATCGCATACATTATGTAGTGTATGCATGCGTCAATGCATGTGGCATCAAGGCATGCATGTGGCACTTACATGCATTGACTTTGCATGCATGCGCCCAGAGCCTTAGCGCCTCCTATGTATGTTAGTTTGATGCGTCAGTTCAACCGGAACATCAGTAGAAAAAAGTagttattttgatatttttttttaaattttgattattttgagattttattttaaaaaattggttattttaaaaataaattaataattgAATTCTATGAATAGTTATTGATAAAGTCAAAATAAATTTTTTTGAAGAATATTTAAATGAAACTATTGATATTATCAATGAGTGAGGAAGTATCTTTTTAATAAGAAAGTTACAAGTATATATACTATTATCTCATTATGACTAATATGTAATAACCTATACTTTTAATAATTAAAGAAATGTGAAAATAAAGTTTAATTGAATTTTTGTGAATAGTCATTATCAATTAAGTCAAAAAGAAGATTTATTAAAGAATACTTAAATAAGGAAGAATGTTAacaaaatttaaatattaaagAAAAAGATAAAGATTGTTGAATAAAAAAAATCGTGACAATAAGTTATATTTTTTTTAGAAATATATTTTTTTACAGCAGTTTTTTTCGAAATATATAGTACTGTAGTTTGACTATTTAGTTAAATATTGGGAGTAAAGCTTTCCTTTTGTTTAGGAAAGTTTGGCTTTTTAGAGGAGAAAGTTTTAGTTGATTATAAACAAAtgttaataaaataaataaatgatatTGCTAAATCTAAAACATAGTAGTTAATGGTTTAAAAAAgtattgattttttttatttttaaaacatAATCATATTTTGAAATATTAACAAAATATATATTTTTCGTATCTTTAACTTTATTAGAAAACTTAAAACATAATTATATTTTGAATATTTGATTTGATGTGATTGACCCAAACATAGAAACCCCTATCAATTGCAAAGATTTTCTCTTGATTTTAAGTCAGACTAAGATGATAAAAATTGGAATGTTTTAATATAAATATATGAAACAGCAAGAACAATGTACAGTTTAATTTTCTACTATTTTTTCTTACTTTCGAAAGATACTTGTTTTGAATATTGTCCATGAAGATAGATTGGAGGAACTTAGAAGCACTTCCTTTAAGTATAATTTTTGATAAGTTAGTAGAACGTATAGATCACATCTATTTCAGTGCCGTATGCAAGAATTGGTATTCCATTGCAAAGTTTAATTATCAAAATCGACAAATACATAATAATGTATTGCCCATGCTTATGGTTCCCACAAAAGGATGCAGAAAGAAGCGAAGTTTATATGGgatttcattaaaaaaaattataacttCATACTACCAGTACCTTGTAAAAAAAGGTTTTGTGGTTCAAGTCATGGTTGGCTGGCCAAGGTGGATTATAGTTCTAAAGTTACCCTTATAACGCTCATCAATCCTTTTAAAGATGCGGTTTCCATCACTTTACCACCCATCTGTTTCATGGATAGGTATAGAAGAAGTGTTCATTCTGAATATGATGTGCATAAGGTTGTTTTATCTACTAATCCTATATTTAAGCCACACGATTATGTAGTTGTGGCCATTTATAGTATGCGTCAATGTCTTGCATTCCTAAAAGCTGGACAAAAAACATGGATTTATATAGATGATATTCATCGTCTCTTCAACGATGTTATATTCTACAAAGGTTTAGTCTATGCCGTGGGACTATTGAATAACATTGTCTCGTTTGATTTATCTTATTTAAAGGATGAAAAGGTGATTCCTAAAGTTGTTTCTTTGGAGGGGGATGATTATGCTGATCGGGTTTATCTTGTAAAATCATTGGAGGGAGACTTATGGCTCGTTAGAAAATTTATTGATTTTCCCGAAGGTGAAGATAATATTGATCCTAGTAGAGGTACAAAAAGATTCGAAGTATATAATTTAGAATTGGATTTTCAAACGGGTGAACTTATACAAATGTTACAAATTGATAGTTTGGGAGATAATGTTTTATTTGTTGGTGATAGTGATTCTGTTGCTGTATCAGCTTCATATTTCTCTAATTATCTTCAAAAAGATTCAATTTATTATACAGATGATTTTTACGGAGATACACTGCCATATCCTAATGGAGCGTTTGATATGAAAATCTACAATGTAAAAGAGAAAAAGTTTAGACAACACTGCCCTTATTACCATTGGTTTAAAGGAATGCCACCTGCAGTATGGGTTATTCCACCATTTCAATGGGATTGACAATTTCAACTTAAAATATATTGTTTTGTTtcattttagttttttttttcatttcaaatttGTTTGTTTAGTTAAGTAAATAGAAAGTAATTTATTTAATTCCTCTACATTGCAATTAATATATATCTCTATTCCAATTTTGCAATTTTAGTTTTCGGAATCGTATCAAATAGGAGCAATGAGTTATGCATGTTACAACTTTGAATCTGTTAGACTGTCATTCTAATTTCAGAAAATTTAGGTATGGTTTAAATAAGATTATACTTATAAATCTCAATCTTAAAATTTGAATCGTGAATATTAATTTTGATGTTGATTATCACATACACAATTTGAATCCGCTGCAATCTCTGCAACAATAGATGCCACCGCATAATTAGAATCACCATTAAAATCAAAGGATACTAATTGCTATGAATAAGGATTTAAAATGTAAGGTAATTCAAATCATATTACTATAAAAAAATgataattaaattttaaaaattaaaaatatttgtTAATTAAATAACTGAAGTAAATAAGTAATAATTGAATTATGTGAGTAGTTATTAATAAggtcaaaataaatattttgaagAATATTTAAATGAAACTATCGATAATTATAAAAGAAAAGTAAACACCCAGTCATGCGACACATCCAAACTCAAAATCAAGAATCAAAAGCTAACTATCAACAACCATACGCAGCGATCACAACAGTCTATACCCCAAATGAGTTATACAATTCAGCGTCATGCCATCGTATCCTCCCACGAATGAACATTCAAACATCTCATTGCCGTAACACCCAACCATTATTTGACTATAGTACACCCCGAGAACCATTGTTTCGTTTCCAAACCCATTCAATATCCCAATTCAGACAACCATACTGTCCACAATTCACCCAACCACAACGACCCAACTACCACAACATGGACACCAAACTCAATTAGGGAAACGTCGTTGGCGACAATCCCCCAACTtttgggaacaaatgatgacacatctatcaaataccgctggacCTTCCACCACACCTTCACATCAGCCACCATTGGATCATGTCAACACTCAATGACCCCAAACACCTAGGAAAATCGTGAGAGACCTCGAAGACAGACTAATGCACCTGGGTGTGGAACATTGAGCGTTTCAATTAGACGAGTCATTGAATTTTTTGTCTATTCTATgtaattttttattataatataatataaaatttattttcagtatttcatttaattaattaaaattataacatttaaaattaaaatatatgAAAGGAGCATGCGCCACATGCATTATCGCATACATTATGTAGTGTATGCATGCGTCAATGCATGTGGCATCAAGGCATGCATGTGGCACTTACATGCATTGACTTTGCATGCATGCGCCCAGAGCCTTAGCGCCTCCTATGTATGTTAGTTTGATGCGTCAGTTCAACCGGAACATCAGTAGAAAAAAGTagttattttgatatttttttttaattttgattattttgagattttattttaaaaaattggttattttaaaaataaattaataattgAATTCTATGAATAGTTATTGATAAagtcaaaataatttttttgaagaatATTTAAATGAAACTATTGATATTATCAATGAGTGAGGAAGTATCTTTTTAATAAGAAAGTTACAAGTATATATACTATTATCTCATTATGACTAATATGTAATAACCTATACTTTTAATAATTAAAGAAATGTGAAAATAAAGTTTAATTGAATTTTTGTGAATAGTCATTATCAATTAAGTCAAAAAGAAGATTTATTAAAGAATACTTAAATAAGGAAGAATgttaacaaaaatttaaatattaaagAAAAAGATAAAGATTGTTGAATAAAAAAAATCGTGACAATAAGTTATATTTTTTTTAGAAATATATTTTTTTACAGCAGTTTTTTTCGAAATATATAGTACTGTAGTTTGACTATTTAGTTAAATATTGGGAGTAAAGCTTTCCTTTTGTTTAGGAAAGTTTGGCTTTTTAGAGGAGAAAGTTTTAGTTGATTATAAACAAAtgttaataaaataaataaatgatatTGCTAAATCTAAAACATAGTAGTTAATGGTTTAAAAAAgtattgattttttttttttatttttaaaacatAATCATATTTTGAAATATTAACAAAATATATATTTTTCGTATCTTTAACTTTATTAGAAAACTTAAAACATAATTATATTTTGAATATTTGATTTGATGTGATTGACCCAAACATAGAAACCCCTATCAATTGCAAAGATTTTCTCTTGATTTTAAGTCAGACTAAGATGATAAAAATTGGAATGTTTTAATATAATATATGAAACAGCAAGAACAATGTACAGTTTAATTTTCTACTATTTTTTCTTACTTTCGAAAGATACTTGTTTTGAATATTGTCCATGAAGATAGATTGGAGGAACTTAGAAGCACTTCCTTTAAGTATAATTTTTGATAAGTTAGTAGAACGTATAGATCACATCTATTTCAGCGCCGTATGCAAGAATTGGTATTCCATTGCAAAGTTTAATTATCAAAATCGACAAATACATAATAATGTATTGCCCATGCTTATGGTTCCCACAAAAGGATGCAGAAAGAAGCGAAGTTTATATGGGatttcattaaaaaaaaattataacttCATACTACCAGTACCTTGTAAAAAAAGGTTTTGTGGTTCAAGTCATGGTTGGCTGGCCAAGGTGGATTATAGTTCTAAAGTTACCCTTATAACGCTCATCAATCCTTTTAAAGATGCGGTTTCCATCACTTTACCACCCATCTGTTTCATGGATAGGTATAGAAGAAGTGTTCATTCTGAATATGATGTGCATAAGGTTGTTTTATCTACTAATCCTATATTTAAGCCACACGATTATGTAGTTGTGGCCATTTATAGTATGCGTCAATGTCTTGCATTCCTAAAAGCTGGACAAAAAACATGGATTTATATAGATGATATTCATCGTCTCTTCAACGATGTTATATTCTACAAAGGTTTAGTCTATGCCGTGGGACTATTGAATAACATTGTCTCGTTTGATTTATCTTATTTAAAGGATGAAAAGGTGATTCCTAAAGTTGTTTCTTTGGAGGGGGATGATTATGCTGATCGGGTTTATCTTGTAAAATCATTGGAGGGAGACTTATGGCTCGTTAGAAAATTTATTGATTTTCCCGAAGGTGAAGATAATATTGATCCTAGTAGAGGTACAAAAAGATTCGAAGTATATAATTTAGAATTGGATTTTCAAACGGGTGAACTTATACAAATGTTACAAATTGATAGTTTGGGAGATAA containing:
- the LOC127080703 gene encoding F-box protein SKIP23-like encodes the protein ILSMKIDWRNLEALPLSIIFDKLVERIDHIYFSAVCKNWYSIAKFNYQNRQIHNNVLPMLMVPTKGCRKKRSLYGISLKKNYNFILPVPCKKRFCGSSHGWLAKVDYSSKVTLITLINPFKDAVSITLPPICFMDRYRRSVHSEYDVHKVVLSTNPIFKPHDYVVVAIYSMRQCLAFLKAGQKTWIYIDDIHRLFNDVIFYKGLVYAVGLLNNIVSFDLSYLKDEKVIPKVVSLEGDDYADRVYLVKSLEGDLWLVRKFIDFPEGEDNIDPSRGTKRFEVYNLELDFQTGELIQMLQIDSLGDNVLFVGDSDSVAVSASYFSNYLQKDSIYYTDDFYGDTLPYPNGAFDMKIYNVKEKKFRQHCPYYHWFKGMPPAVWVIPPFQWD